From the genome of Deltaproteobacteria bacterium:
GGGATCCGAGCAGGACGCCCGGCGGATCGAGCGGAGGATCGGCGGCGGCCGTGGCTTCCGGCATGGTCCCCGCGGCCCACGGGAACGACGGGGGAGGATCCATTCGAATTCCGGCCTCCTGCTGCGGTCTTTTCGGCCTCAAACCCACCAGGGCGAGAAACCCGCTGGGACCGGATTTTGGAGATATCATGAGCGGGCTGGTGGTGGAACACGCCCTCACCCGATCGGTAAGAGACAGCGCCGCCATCCTGGACGCCACGTCGGGCCCGCACCCGGGCGATCCCTACTGCGCCCCCCAACCGGCCCGACCTTTCAGCATGGAAGTGGGCGCCGATCCGGGGCGATTGCGCATCGCTTTCTGCTCCACCACGGCCAAAGGTATTCAGGCCCATCCCGATTGTGTCGCCGCGGTGGAGGACGCGGCCAGGCTGTGCGAAGAGCTGGGTCATGACGTTGTCGAGAAGGCTCCGGCGCTCAACCCAAAACTCATGGGACGTCCGATGCTGATCGTGTCGTCCGCCGGGTGTGCGGCCACCATGGAAGGCATGGCTCAGCTGACCGGCCGAACCTTGAAGCAGGAAGCATTCGAACCGCTTACCTGGGCCCTTTACGAGACCGGATGCAAGCAAACCGCGTGGTCCTACCTGCTGGCTCAGGACTCGCTAAACCAAGTAAGGCGCGGACTCGCTCGATTCTTTGACGACTTCGATGTGTGGCTCACGCCTACTTTGGGGGAGCCTCCCCTTCCCCTCGGTAGCTTCGACTCGCCCCCGGATGAGCCCCTTCAAGGTCTTTTCCGCTGCGGGACGTTCATACCCTTCACCCCCATCTGCAATATCACCGGACAGCCGGCCATGTCCGTGCCTCTGTACTGGAACGAAGAGGGTTTGCCCATAGGGACCCAGTTCATCGGCCGGTTCGGAGACGAGGCGACCCTGTTCCGCCTCGCCGCCCAACTCGAGGAAGCCCGGCCCTGGGCGGGACGCCGGCCGCCTGTGTGGGCGGGAGCGTGAATGAAGCGACCTGTATAGGAAGCAAGAAGAACCGCGGAAGTCAGATGAAACCAGCCGAGTGGGGTTGCCTGTTACAGGCTGTTGAAAAATGCGATGTGCGGTCACGCCAACGGCGTGACGCTGCATCCCTCGTCACTGCGACGTACTCTATGTGCGCCTCATTCCTAGGGATTTGCGCGCCTTGCATCTCATCGTTTTTCAACGGCCTGTAACAACCCGGCTTTTTCAACGGGCTGGTAAGGCCATACCTATCTGAAGTCGGAGGGCTTTCGCCGTGTTCATCTCCGTTGGAGCGCCTCGCATAGAACGCGTTTGAGACCTTCAAGGCCGACGTTTCTTCTCTCGAGAACCTGCAGGCCCGTGCGATCGATCATTGCTTCGATTTCTGTCTTGTACTCGTCCAAATCACCCAATGCGTCCAGAAGGATCATACCCTTGAGCTTAGCGAACATGTCACGGGTCTGTTCTTTGGATGCGCACTGTATCCCCTCGGAGAAAGCAATGAAGGCGGGGTTCAAAAAGAAATATTCATGATCGGGGTCGATCTCGAGCAGCTTGCCCCTACCGCCCAGCAGACAATCGATGCAGTTGAGCGCTTCGACCTTGACGACGTCATGCTTCTTTAGCAGGCTTTCCATTTCACCATGAAAACCCAAGCACAGATCCCCGTAAACGAGGACAATTTCGTGGATACCCGCGTCTCGAAGTTTCCGAATCGCCGCATTCAAAGCAAGATCCAGCCGTTCATAGCTGCTGTGCAGGCGTTCGCTCAGGAAAGTTACGTCCGCATCGAGCTCGCCTCGTTCAACGAGAGTTTGAATTTCCCTTTT
Proteins encoded in this window:
- a CDS encoding DUF1638 domain-containing protein, producing MEHPAKASIISCGILKREIQTLVERGELDADVTFLSERLHSSYERLDLALNAAIRKLRDAGIHEIVLVYGDLCLGFHGEMESLLKKHDVVKVEALNCIDCLLGGRGKLLEIDPDHEYFFLNPAFIAFSEGIQCASKEQTRDMFAKLKGMILLDALGDLDEYKTEIEAMIDRTGLQVLERRNVGLEGLKRVLCEALQRR
- a CDS encoding amidase is translated as MTKSDELASLDATAQAERIRRKEITALELVDAAIERIERLNPKLNAVIAKAYDQARAQARDVLPDAPFAGVPYLLKDLLASWEGVPMVSGCSFMRDFVPDHDSELVRRLKRAGFILLGKTNVPELGQLPTTEPRLFGPARNPWDPSRTPGGSSGGSAAAVASGMVPAAHGNDGGGSIRIPASCCGLFGLKPTRARNPLGPDFGDIMSGLVVEHALTRSVRDSAAILDATSGPHPGDPYCAPQPARPFSMEVGADPGRLRIAFCSTTAKGIQAHPDCVAAVEDAARLCEELGHDVVEKAPALNPKLMGRPMLIVSSAGCAATMEGMAQLTGRTLKQEAFEPLTWALYETGCKQTAWSYLLAQDSLNQVRRGLARFFDDFDVWLTPTLGEPPLPLGSFDSPPDEPLQGLFRCGTFIPFTPICNITGQPAMSVPLYWNEEGLPIGTQFIGRFGDEATLFRLAAQLEEARPWAGRRPPVWAGA